The nucleotide sequence CTGTGCAAGGCACTATAGacgttattttatttatataaattcaatGTATTTGGATTAGTTGGAAGGCAGATAATCTCTTGTTCACGTTTTACCGATGAGTCAACTGAAGTTCGTTACGTTAGATGACTTGCCTAAACACATCTAGGGGAAAGTTGCAGAGCCAGTACTGTGTGAATCCAGATTTGTGCTCTTAAATTCTGCCTCCCTAGTGAGAGCTGGAGGGCTGGGCAGTCCAGAGTATTTGAGGTATAACCAGCCTAGGTTAGAGAACCTACGCCTTTGGAGGGTTATATATCCAAATTAAGATAAGGTGAGTTGGTAAGTATCAAAATCCAGATCATTATCTGTAAGACTAGGGTTAGAATAAGCTGTGAGCAATAAGATGAATGAGGAGATCAGATTCTCAGTTTCCCACAGGACTTCTCCACTGACATGTTTGATAAGCAGCTAAAACTCAGTATGTCCCAAACTGACCTTATCATcgccccatcctcctcctcactccttcctgcaaacctgctcctcctcctgtgtGCTTTAACTCAGGGGATGGCAAAATTATGTACTTAGCTGTCCAAatcagaaacctgggagtcatcatTGACCGCACCCTCTTCACAAACTACTTATCTATTTGGTCACCAAGTCCTGTCCATTCTACTTCCTGAATACCTCTTgactctgtctccttctctctcttggtTCAGGCACCCCTGGTGTCAGAGCTATCCATCTCAAACATTTCAGTGACAATCGTCCCTCCCCTACTTAAATGCCTGCTGATGTCCTCCTGCTGTCAGTATTAAATACGTGAAATGCAAAGTCTCCCAGCTACTGCCTTTGCTGCTCTCTagcctcatctctcaccactcccccaccccactgcagAATTACTTTTCAATTTCTGATGCCTGGTGCAGTGCTGGGAATACCGAAGGCACTCAAATTAACACTTGTGGAGTGAAAGATGAACAAAGATTTCAGTGTCGTATAGCACACCCTCTTCAAATTGGTCTTCCCCTACTGATGAGGGAGACAGGCAAATTCCAACCCTCCAATCTTTGTGTCACCCCCAGAAGAATAACTGCCAGAAAATGACccgtaaaggaaaagaaaaatatggcatgaataaaacaatttttttaaaagaataaataacagtttatctcaaagtatttaagggttctattttcctttaaaactgtgCTTGAAAAGTACAAACTATGTTTCTAGTCATTTAGTGTTTGCTTACATTTGGCTGTTTTTATGAAAAGCATATTTTAAGACAATGCAGAAATTCATGGTTATGactctggggaggaggcagacagAAGAGATGCCACTAGAATCTCAATAGCCTGGTGACTGGAAGGTCCTTGCACCTGAAGTGCTCTACTCCCACCTGGTGGTACAATCAGAAAACTgtcaaaataagtttttaaagttttgttttttttttgaataagCACACATTCTACAAAATGAAAGTGAGGAAGTGACTACAGTTCTTACAGACTGCCATTCATTATGCAGGATTTTTTACTCTTTGTCATTGCCTTACAGTCAAACCTTCTAAGCCCTTTTGCAGCATCCAGGGAATACCAGAAACTGGCCATCCAATATCTCTTTCTTGTCTCTCCGCGCTTGGAACGCCTTCCCCTGTGTACTACTGGTATAGACTTGAAGGAAGAGACATCGTCCCAGTGAAAGAAAGCTTCAGTAAGTATATCCCTCAGCAGCCCCTGGCAAGACCTGGTGTGGTTGTGACGGTATGTGTGTGTGGCTGGCTGCTCGTCCTTAGAGCtcaatcttctatttttctggGAGGGGGATGAAAAAAGAAGTCTAGCTCCCAACAAGATGATTGTGGTCTGGTCTTCTCCCTGACTTCTACAAGTCAAGCCTGTTTTTGGCTCAGAGGTGGTGGGTATGGAGGGAATAGGCATAGTCCCACATGGGCGACCTATGGAACAGTCTCAAGGGGTCTAGTTGGACCCTGGACATCTCAAGAAAGGGAAGCCAATGTAAGGAAGTGGGTGGGCACTGAATGATCTACTACATCATCATGTTTTGTACCAACATAAAAGATTTCAGTCTATTTCTTCGTTTTGACAGACCCAGCCACTGGAATTTTAGTCATTGGAAATCTGACCAATTTTGAACAAGGTTATTACCAGTGCACCGCTATCAACATCCTTGGCAATAGTTCCTGTGAAATTGATCTAACTTCTTCACGTGAGTTGATCATACAACTTAGACAGTTTCTCCTTAAGTCAAGTATCCTGGCCTGCCAGCCAAGTAAATTAATTAGGATTCCTGGTTAATCCTCCTGTCTCTCTGGAGATTTTTGTGCTTTATGTATAGGTTGATATGATGAATGACCATTCTAATATCGAATGCTTACATAATATGTAATATTTGCCACACATTGCcctaaattgtttaaaaaaattaatttgtttaacCTTCACAAAATCTCTAGGAAGTAGGTATtactatttaataaataaaacaacagcCTCATTGATAGTACCAGGCTGAATTTTCTTTATGATGCTGTTGGTAAATCCAGCATCTGTATGCAGCAATCTATGTCAAACATGGAGCTCACAAACTTTCCAGTTGTTAACTAATGTGTTAAGATCTGCCtctaataatagtagtaataataacacTCATACATACAGTCACAGTAGCTGATATTTGTGGAGCACAAAAGATGTGCCAGACACTTGGCTGAGTGCTGTGAGCATTATCTTACTCAGTCCTAAAACCACCCTGTCTGTCTAGGAGGCAGAATATATTGTTAGCCTTATTTTactgaaaaggaaactgaagctcagggaggtaagtgacttgctcaaggtcatccaTTTAGTAACTAGCAGAGCCAGAATGCCTCTAAATCTCAACCTTCCGGTTCAAAGGTGCTTAGTTACTGAGCATAGACTGGAGGGCCTGGAATTGTCAAATTGGGCCAATCAGGGGCAAGATCTCACAAGGGATATCTTGCCACACCTCTCAAGGATCACTTAGTAACATTtaggatcatgtcatctattcatttttttctaacttaCTTTGAATCTGTGGTTTTATTATATACCATATCCAGGGGGGACCAGTTTCATTGGATCATTGCTCTCCTATGAAGCTgagctttcttccttttgtttgttcTGAATCAAACATTTTCCAACTCCAGGTTGCTCCttcattctcatatttctttCAGCTATTTTCTATTCAAAGGAAAGAAACCCCATCTTTTTGGTCTGTCCTTTTCTGTGGTCCCATTCTACCCCAAGTCCTTTGAtcatttctgtcctttttctctAAATCTTCCCCAATCCCTTTTTGCTTTTCCGGAAGTACGGTCATGCTGCAGATGTAGAGACTCCTAGAATTTGCACTTGAGCCTTGCTTCCTTTGAATTCTCTTTCCAATGATTTTGGCATTTAGCTTCCTCcgtcctctctgcctccctccttcccttcctcaaaCATTCATTGAATATCCACCATATGCCAGGGACTGTCGGAGGTGATGGAGATATAGAGATTAATAAGATATATGTCTTAcactcaaggagctcacagtttagCTAGAGGGACAAACAGTAAAATGTGTTAAATGCTCTAATAGAGGTCTGCACAGGGTCTACAGGACACCAACAAAGAAATGCTTATAGAACCAAGGCCAGCTTTACCAATGAAGTGCTATTTGAGCTGGATCTTGAAGGAACTTGCCAAgcctgtttctttatctgtaaaatagggatgaagGTGAAAGGAAGTTGAAGGATGACAGCAGAACAGCGGGCTTAGGAGGGCAACCAGCTCGTGCtgagggaggaggatggagggctCCAGAGGGATgtctccaggggaaaaaaaagcccaTAAGAAACCAATAGCTTATTTGACGTGTTTAAATCTACTGAAACAAGTTTAACAGTTTTGCTGGACATTTGCGGGATTAGTGATaatatatccaaaaaaaaaaatccccaaatgagGCAATTATTAGCCTcggggaatatttttaaatgctgtcCAAGAAAGAATCATAATATATACTACGTTCTGCAGCTGTGAACAATATTTAGATCGTCATAATACTGCAAACTTTGATTTAACTATGACTTGCATTCTAACTTTATTAGGAGAATGTGGCGGGGTGTGAGGGGGTGGTGTAAGAGTTAAATCTTCAACTTCCAGAGTAGGAAGTCAATGGAAAATGACGAAAATTGGAAAAGGCAGGACATATTAGAACAAGTATAATAGAAACATGGGGGCAAATACCagaggattaaaaaacaagagttAAGAGTGGTTGCCTCTAGTGAACGGGACTCAGAGATGGGGGAGAGCGGGGAAAGGGACTGCTGTTTTTTTATTAGAAGTCTAGTAAAACTGTTTGACTTTCTAAATTACGCACATGTATTCCTTTAATCATAAAAAGTTCAAATAATAATCAGGCAATCCAAGTACTCTCAAAATATAAGATATCCATCCTTATGtgaggggaagtgggtggggaTGGGCCAACCTGGACCCCAGACATGATCTCTCAGGGACAATATCTCACCGCTTGAAGGTCTGGTCTCAGCTGGATCATCTCGCACTCATTAAGTTTCTCCATAGACTGATCTAACAAACCAGATGCCTGTTTACGGAAGTGGGCGTATCCCTTTTCAGTGGCCAGAATGCATGAGGCTCCTTGGTGAGCACGGAGTCTGTGGGAGAGAAGGTTTTTAGGGATCTACTTCACCTATGGTCTGGGAAAGCCTGGTAAAATGTTCCTGCCTAGAACAGAGGTCATTTCTCTGGTGTCCAGATTGCAGTTCTAAGGTATCTCTTTCACTGACCAAGCAAATGTCCACTGAAGACTCACTTCTCTAAACCCCATTTCAAAAGCAACCCCACCTCCCCCAAGTTGGCAAACTTCTTTATGTGTGTAAATGTGAATAGCTAGGCTACATAATTGAGCCAGTCATCTTTCTTCTCCCAATATGAGTCCACTGGCAGAGTTTTAGAGGTTTCCATGCTCCCAACCTATACAAGTCACTTTCCCactataaaaatgcttcaaatatTCCCCACTGGTCACAAATACACATGTATGAGGCAGGCAATATGTTCCACTTTACTAACCAGTTGCTTGTATCCTCCAGATCCAGAAGTTGGAATCATTGTTGGGGCCTTGGTGGGTACCCTTGTAGGTGCTGCCATTATCACCTCTATTGTGTGCTTCACAAGGAGCAAGGCAAAGgcaaagggaaaggggaaggagaggaagagaaattctAAAACCAACCCAGAACTTGAGTAAGAccttattttgtttgtcttcacTTGAATACAGCCATTTCTCAGGCATAGCTCTTTCAGTCAGCTCTTCCTAAGCACTCCTTTCTAGCATCAGATATCAAAGGTATCTTTCTGCTCACTCTCACTGCTTTCATAAAATGACGATGGTTACCATTAACTGAGCGCTGTGTGCCAGACTGTTCTAAGCACTATATGTATATCAACTCATTTAACTGCCACGATGACCCTTTTAGGtctaagaaaatgttttaatatatcaTAATAATATACTTGTCTTTCTACCAACACAgtcataaaatagaatttttaatattttttatggaaCGAGGTGCCCAGAGAGGCAAAAGTACCTAGGGCCCACGGAAGTCAGAATGCAGCCCTTCCTGGAGCCCATGCTCTTGAccactctatttcttcttgaacgTATATCACACTCATCCATTTGTTCATCCCTCCATTTCTATGCTTCCACAACCATGTATTGGGTACTAATCAGGTGCCAAGTATTGTGTTAGATAGAGTGGGAGTTAGAGATGCGCCAGAGCCATGGATTTGGCCCTCAAAGACCTTATTAGATCTTTAGACCCTTTCATCCTGACATCATTTTTCTCACCTTTTATACACTGGTTTGTCTCTCTCGAACTCTTATCATATTGTCGAGACCTAACCTTTCTGCACCCAAAATGGAGGCATGCGGTCTGACAGTGAGTCAGAATATCAGAAATCACAGAGGTCCTGAACAGACTGGGACCTATGATCACTGAAGCTACAGAGTCTATGGCTCTACATGAAATGTCAAACCCTAACTTGTTCTTCCCTGGGCCTTCTTCCTGCAGACCAATGAGAATGATAAACCAAAGCACAGAGTGTGAAACAATGCCAAATGAAGATGCTGTCCAACTAGAAGCGACTCTGCCAGTTTCCACCCATGAGACTGACCCTGATACCATCCTGGGGCTGGATCATGAGCCTATCCCTGAGCCTGAGCCTATCCCAGAGCCTGCCCTGGAGCCTACCGCAGGACCTGAGCTTGTCCCTGTGCCTGAGATTGAGATCCATCTGGAGCCAGAGCCGGAGCCGGAGCCAGAGACGGAGCCAGAGCCCGGGATTGTAGTTGAACCCTTTTGTGACgaggaaaagagagggaataAGAAGTAGGCTGGTAACATGAGTACAGTAGTAGTTACTAAGGAACCCGTTACTGGCATTTGGAATTTAGTTGACCTAACCAGTCTCCCACCACCTCCCTCCGTTCTGACCAACCCTCTTCTAACAAGGTGTTCCTACCAACCATCCAAAATAAACAGGTCAAGATAACTGCTAAATAAATGCAAGAGTTCCTGTATTACCAGTATAGAGTACTTACAATTGTACTAACATGTAAGCATAACTAATGATAAGCTGTGTGATTTCTCACCCAGTTGAAAGTGTTTTACACCACCACCTGTGtcatatttcagaaaattttctctatttttagctACTCTTTGTTACATTCCACATGCACACTTGATTAGGTGGCATTAATTGGATTCAATATTATTTTCTAGGATTAGTTGTCGGGGCTTCCCTATTCAGTTTCACATTGACCACTAAGAAAAGAATTCACCAGCATTATCTCATAGATTAGAAAGAAGTTCCTTGAAAATTGCAGAGGAGAAAATGTAAAGGGTACATATTAATTGGCACATAGCATTTAAAACTAGGTCTTAAAATTAATGCTTCATTTATCACATTAGATTTCCCAAGGAACCGCCCTGCTATTCAATATCTGAGcataacaaattttttaaataatccatttttaagtgaaaaataatgTACAGGCAAACAATTCCAAAtacagttttccttcagtgaatACAAAATGTTGACATCATAGGTGATGTACAATTTAGCTTTGAATGAGCTATTATGTTATCACTGTGTCCGATGCTATCTACTTTGGAAGGGCCAGATTaggaaactgttctaaaaaaacaCTTAAGATTTATTTGAGATAATCTGAACTAATAATTAAATCTGTTTTACTGTTGGTATATTCCACATTAATAGATATCATTCTTGTATAAATGCtaattattaactaaaatacATTGAAATCACCTCTTCACCTGTTAAAAAGCTTTTGCATTGATCATATTTCACTCACATCCCACCTTGAAAAAATTCACAGGTAGACTTTTTCATTTGTGTAATCAATCagattttaaatcttattttaaggTTCAATAAATAATActtaataaaatcttattttaatgaCTCCTACGTAAATCTtttataaacaactttattgacatacaataaattatATCCAATAAACTGCACCTactttaagtgtacaatttgatgagtatTGATAGATGTATATACCTATAAAACCACCAAAACAATCTAAGTGGAGCATTTCCATTACCCCAAAATGTTCCCTTTGCCCCTCTGTGCAATGCCATCATCACCCTGGACCTAGGTAACCACTGATTTGTTTTCCATCACTAGAGATtagctttgccttttcttgaccttcatataaatgggatcatgcaGTACGTACTTTTTTGTATCTGACTTCCTTCTAAgttgaatccttttttttttttttgaggaagattagccctgagctaccatccactgccaatcctcctctttttggtgaggaagaatggccctgagctaacatctgtgcccatcttcctctattttatatgtgggacactgccacagcatggcttgacaaatggcgTGCAgggctgcacccgggatctgaactggtgaaccctgggctgcccaagtggagcgtgtgaacttaaccactgggccagtgggctggccctgagttgaatcctttttaaatgaagtaatgaATCTCTAACTTATCAGATCCAGGTTTTCATGTAGAGGATTTTCTTAAACTGTGAAGCCCTTTCTGTAGAGATCATACCCATACTGATTGAGGTGTAGAGTCTCTGTAGGTTTTAGGATagactgaaattcaaatttatattACATTTGTCCAGAGCCATGGAAAGAAGAGATAGCAAGCTTTCTCTTATGCATTTTCTTTGATGTGTTCATTTTCAGCCAATGGTGGGGATTTGTGAAGCGTCTATAATTCAATTCAGACtaaatataatatgatatatGGTGTCTAATGGgttcaggaagaaaaatgatgaagaaTGACCTAATATTtagaggttaaaaaataaataccaacaGTGTAAAAATCTCAATTACCAGAATGCCAAAGTAGCTGGAATTtacttttctcttccatttttatgATAGAAgcaaatcacaagaaaagagactCAACAACAACACCCCAAAATTTCTGATGATCAGTGCTGAGCAGGAAGGAAGGTCTTCTTGGTGGTCTTAGAGAACTCTGTCCTTCTTAGCACTGTTCTGTTCAAAAGAGTAATAGTTAGATCAGTGGTTTTTAACCTTTTTTGAGGTCATGGATCACCTTGGAATCTGCTGACAACTCTGGAcccctcaccaaagaaaaatgcTTATACACACAAGTGTCAGGTACGGTTTTAGATAAATCACAGACCCCCTTGAATCCAAGATTAAGAACCAGTGACTTAGATAAAAACACACAACACAATTAATCTGTGGACGTCTTGCTCCTGGGAGGGAATGGCAACTATGCTGTATGACAGAATCATGACTCAAAATGATCTTGATAGCCTGGAAGTTGACCTGAAATCAGCATAATGAATTTGACAGGAATGGAGGGAAAGGTCTGGATTTACAGGTATAGAGTCCTTGTTGCCCATGCAGAAACTATAGCTGGGCAAGGTGGGGAAGGAGGTGAGGACAATCTGAGGCATCTTTGGATCTGTCCTTTCAGTGCCCTTGCTAGCCTTCTGGTGCCTTATTTTCCTAACACCCAGGATTCTCATGTGCCTACTAGCTCAGTGACCCACTCAGGTCTGCATCCCTCAGGCAGGAGTCATTACAGGCCCTATCTCTGTCCTTGCCACCCTTTCAAAAGGTAGCTGTTCTGTGACCTTTCTTATCCAGCGAACATGATCTTTCATCATCCAGTGATGTCATTCAGGTTAATAATGAGTTAGCTCTCTTAAGAATAGTTACCTTTTAACAGAGGACTCTTGAACAGGGATAACTCCTTAATCCAGAGTCTAAACAGTGGAATTTCAAGTACTGGAACAATCCAGAGGCGAGATATTTCTAGAAAAAGGAGCCTTCTCAGCCACTCTCAAATCAAACTATGTGGGTTACCATCTATTCCACCTACTCATAAGGCCACTCTGGGTCTCTGCAACTTTCCTCCCAGTCGCCTTAATCTTCTATTAGTACATCCATAATGCACCATATAATTATGTTTGCGATAAATCCTGAGACTCTATAAAATATGGAGTCATTACAATTTGGTTCACTAAATCTTACTTGGGCAGGAAAATGGGCTTATATGTTAAAGAGCTTTCCAATAAGGGGACAAAACAAAGCTTTTTCCTGCTTCCTCATCAGTGGATCAGAAAATAAGTAATGGAATACGTCATTACCCAAATATTCTGATTAAACTTCAACCAAATTCTTTCAACATAATTCTCACTCAGAGAGGGTACTACCTGATTTATTTTGCCATAGTTAAAATCTAAGAAGGTGGTCCCAACAAATCCCAAACCAGCTTTGGGCTCAACCATTCACTTCTCACCACCCAAAAAGATTTCCAGAAACTTCTCTTGTCTCTGTTTCTGTATTTAGCAACTAGGATATGCTAAAGTCAACAGAACAGCTTTTTGGCTGTATgttattttccccaaattcatCTGTTTATTCAGTCACCCACTAAAAATGCATTGAATGGTTACTATGAACCAGGTACTTTGGCTGTGATACAATGGCGAGCAGAATCAGAGCTAGCTCTTGTCCTCATGGAATACCAGCTTTGCTAATTATGACAGGTTCTTGCATGTTACCAACAGTAGTGTGTCGACTGCAGGGGAGCAAGGCTGAATGTGTACTACACTGGGGAGGGCCTCCAAATTATAGAGATCTGTGAGGAAAAGGGACGAAAACAGTAATTCCTGACCAATAGCTAAGAAACCACATATACTGTTTATCTCCTATGTCCCTTAGAGTACCAGGTGACATTTTCCCCCAATATCGTATGCTGAGAAGTTAATATTTGCAGCTCTCACACTGGCTTGTGTTTAACTCACGTTCGATGAACCTTGAGTAAAAAGAGCTAGAAGAGCAAGAAGGGAGCTTTGAGATCAATAGTACTCAAGCTTTTTCAATCTCAGCACACCTGAGGGTCATAACACACATAATGGCTTAttcctgatgatgatgatgatggtggcggTGGCAGCGGCGGAGTGGAAGTGGGAGATGATGCACAACTACATTCTTGGGGAGGGAAACAGGAACGggtaaatatagttttaaaaagctGGGTCATTCCTATATATCTCACCCAATCCCCTGAGAATACCTGACTGAAGAGAGGTAAAATAATCTGCCTGAGATTATACAAAGTCAAGACAAGATCCGAAGTTCTCTCATTCCCAGTGTAACGCTCTTTCAACTGCACCAAACTACTAATTTCATTGAAACAAACTCAAGTTTTAGTAATAAAAGGATGTTTTACAATGTCCACATGCTGGAAAACAGGTCAGAGGGTCTCAAAAGGTTCAAACCAATCAATAAAGACTCAATAATCCTCCCTATCTTTGAAGCTttggtttaaaaacaaagaattcagAGATGATAAGGTTTCAGGAAACCAAGGGGAAAAACAcgccaaaaaaaccccccaaaaacaaagaaaaccccccaaaataaaaaaacaccccAATGTAAAGCAAAGCACGTGGATTGGAAGGTGCTACAATTAACGGGTTATTATCCAAATACCAAATTACCTTCCGT is from Equus asinus isolate D_3611 breed Donkey chromosome X, EquAss-T2T_v2, whole genome shotgun sequence and encodes:
- the VSIG1 gene encoding V-set and immunoglobulin domain-containing protein 1 isoform X2, whose protein sequence is MVFAFWKVFLILNCLAGQVTAVQVTIPDSFVNVTVGSDVTLICTYTTTVASRDKLSIQWSFFHKKELQPVSIYYSEGGQAAAIGQFKGRIVGSNEPGNASITISHMQPADSGIYICDVNNPPDFVGTNQGILNVSVLVKPSKPFCSIQGIPETGHPISLSCLSALGTPSPVYYWYRLEGRDIVPVKESFNPATGILVIGNLTNFEQGYYQCTAINILGNSSCEIDLTSSHPEVGIIVGALVGTLVGAAIITSIVCFTRSKAKAKGKGKERKRNSKTNPELEPMRMINQSTECETMPNEDAVQLEATLPVSTHETDPDTILGLDHEPIPEPEPIPEPALEPTAGPELVPVPEIEIHLEPEPEPEPETEPEPGIVVEPFCDEEKRGNKK
- the VSIG1 gene encoding V-set and immunoglobulin domain-containing protein 1 isoform X1, which produces MVFAFWKVFLILNCLAGQVTAVQVTIPDSFVNVTVGSDVTLICTYTTTVASRDKLSIQWSFFHKKELQPVSHSPCLSTEGMEEKAVSQCLKMAHARDARGRCSWTSQIYYSEGGQAAAIGQFKGRIVGSNEPGNASITISHMQPADSGIYICDVNNPPDFVGTNQGILNVSVLVKPSKPFCSIQGIPETGHPISLSCLSALGTPSPVYYWYRLEGRDIVPVKESFNPATGILVIGNLTNFEQGYYQCTAINILGNSSCEIDLTSSHPEVGIIVGALVGTLVGAAIITSIVCFTRSKAKAKGKGKERKRNSKTNPELEPMRMINQSTECETMPNEDAVQLEATLPVSTHETDPDTILGLDHEPIPEPEPIPEPALEPTAGPELVPVPEIEIHLEPEPEPEPETEPEPGIVVEPFCDEEKRGNKK